One Pocillopora verrucosa isolate sample1 chromosome 10, ASM3666991v2, whole genome shotgun sequence genomic window carries:
- the LOC136283931 gene encoding LOW QUALITY PROTEIN: uncharacterized protein (The sequence of the model RefSeq protein was modified relative to this genomic sequence to represent the inferred CDS: deleted 1 base in 1 codon; substituted 2 bases at 2 genomic stop codons) — protein MGMLSLQAVREPQEALTFHLAGRVQETWAIPCWGVAKKSSIVSQLPDIIEGDWEPGENGAVTTAQEVRPPAPSVNLPKIDVHKRDVAQWVSDVHRRMSQTSRRSSDGSHLSVELGDASRRSSQESGWSSYGSHRSSLASPFPTTNIQPQEVIPHYPSGCPPPVPTGMTPLHCRPNLHPFDSSDDTLRRTSETSTCSNQSAPYNRLSRNSMXFGSQSNXAVIRSPIVHKIPHPLTYSHKK, from the exons ATGGGGATGTTGTCTCTTCAAGCTGTGAGAGAACCCCAGGAGGCCTTGACATTCCATCTAGCCGGGAGAGTCCAAGAAACATGGGCAATTCCATGTTGGGGTGTCGCCAAGAAGTCCTCCATTGTAAGCCAACTTCCAGATATCATAGAAGGAGACTGGGAACCTGGAGAGAACGGTGCTGTGACTACTGCACAAGAGGTCAGACCGCCAGCACCGAGTGTCAATCTTCCAAAAATCGATGTTCACAAAAGGGACGTTGCCCAGTGGGTGAGTGATGTTCACCGCAGGATGAGCCAAACATCACGGAGATCAAGTGATGGCAGCCATTTATCTGTGGAGCTTGGTGATGCAAGCAGAAGGTCTAGCCAAGAAAGTGGTTGGTCTTCTTATGGCAGTCATCGATCTAGCCTGGCTAGCCCCTTTCCAACCACAAATATTCAACCTCAAGAGGTTATACCGCACTATCCAAGTGGGTGTCCTCCACCCGTACCTACTGGTATGACTCCTCTTCATTGCAGACCAAATTTACATCCTTTTGATAGTAGTGATGACACTCTTCGTCGAACCAGTGAGACAAGCACTTGCAGCAATCAAAGTGCACCGTACAACAGACTGAGCCGTAACAGTATGTGATTC GGAAGTCAGTCAAACTGAGCAGTTATTCGTAGTCCCATTGTCCACAAGATCCCACACCCTCTCACTTACTCCCACAAGAAATAA